From Natronorubrum halophilum, a single genomic window includes:
- a CDS encoding carbohydrate ABC transporter permease, protein MAAPSKTVQDGRTGIVGRFDAFIGEDNSIKHALGVYGALTLYFIWFLVPILWLALSTIKTGSIIQADELIIIPSIEQITFANYEMVLTNPQFQTMFFNSIVISVSTTILTLIAGVLGAYSLSRFSYPGRKSLLIAFMATKMLPPALILIPFFIMMYTLNLVNSYTGIILAHCVRALPLALWLLKGFFDDIPEALDEAARIDGCSHLKVLYHVIVPLAKPGIAVAAFYTFVTSWNDFLFVSILSQGDSTRTLPFGLYLFQSANTVNWGATLTAATLTAIPSIVFFALVQKYIVKGLASGGMHGS, encoded by the coding sequence ATGGCAGCACCAAGCAAAACCGTTCAAGACGGCAGGACAGGCATTGTTGGCCGATTTGACGCTTTCATCGGCGAAGACAACAGCATCAAGCACGCGCTCGGCGTTTACGGTGCGCTTACACTGTACTTCATCTGGTTTCTCGTCCCGATCCTCTGGCTCGCCCTTTCAACCATCAAGACGGGATCCATTATCCAGGCGGACGAGCTCATAATCATCCCTAGCATTGAACAGATCACGTTCGCCAATTACGAGATGGTGCTAACCAATCCGCAGTTCCAGACGATGTTCTTCAACTCAATCGTCATCTCGGTCAGCACCACCATCCTTACCCTGATAGCCGGCGTCCTCGGGGCCTACTCCCTCAGCCGATTCTCGTATCCGGGTCGGAAATCGCTCCTGATCGCTTTCATGGCGACCAAGATGCTTCCGCCGGCGTTGATCCTCATCCCGTTCTTCATCATGATGTACACGCTGAACCTCGTGAACTCCTATACCGGGATTATCCTGGCGCACTGCGTGCGCGCGCTCCCGCTCGCCCTCTGGCTTCTCAAGGGCTTCTTCGACGATATACCTGAGGCGCTCGACGAGGCGGCGCGAATCGACGGCTGCTCTCACCTCAAGGTGCTCTACCACGTGATCGTTCCGCTCGCGAAGCCCGGCATCGCGGTCGCTGCTTTCTACACCTTCGTGACGTCGTGGAACGATTTCCTGTTCGTGTCCATCCTTTCCCAGGGAGACTCGACTCGGACACTCCCGTTCGGGCTGTACCTCTTCCAGAGCGCCAACACGGTTAACTGGGGAGCGACTCTCACCGCGGCGACCCTTACTGCAATCCCTTCTATCGTCTTCTTCGCACTGGTGCAGAAGTACATCGTTAAGGGGCTCGCGAGCGGTGGCATGCACGGCAGCTAA